The following proteins come from a genomic window of Solea solea chromosome 3, fSolSol10.1, whole genome shotgun sequence:
- the LOC131455909 gene encoding putative mediator of RNA polymerase II transcription subunit 26, producing QHQQQLLHQRQQLLHQPPQLQQQPPQLQHQQPQLHQQQLLQHQQQLPHQPQQHQQQLQQRQQLLHQPPQLQHQPQQHQQQLLHQPQQHQQQLQQQPQLLHQPQLLHQPHQLLHQPRQLQHQQQLLHQRQQLLHLPPQLQHQPPQLQHQQQQLQHQQQLLQHQQQLLHQQQLLQHQQQLLHQPQQHQQQLQQQRQQLLHQPPQLQHQQQLLHQPQQHQQQLQQQPQLLHQPQQLLHQPPQLQHQQQLLQHQQQLLQHQQQLLHQPQQHQQQLQQQPQLLHQRQQLLHQPPQLQHQRPQLQHQQPQLHQQQLLQHQ from the coding sequence caacaccagcaacaactactacaccagcgacaacaactactacaccagccaccacaactacaacagcagccaccacaactacaacaccagcaaccacaactacaccagcaacaactactacaacaccagcaacaactaccacaccagccacaacaacaccagcagcaactacaacagcgacaacaactactacaccagccaccacaactacaacaccagccacaacaacaccagcaacaactactacaccagccacaacaacaccagcagcaactacaacagcaaccacaactactacaccagccacaactactacaccagccacaccaactactacaccagccacgacaactacaacaccagcaacaactactacaccagcgacaacaactactacacctgccaccacaactacaacaccagcctccacaactacaacaccagcaacaacaactacaacaccagcaacaactactacaacaccagcaacaactactacaccagcaacaactactacaacaccagcaacaactactacaccagccacaacaacaccagcagcaactacaacagcagcgaCAACAattactacaccagccaccacaactacaacaccagcaacaactactacaccagccacaacaacaccagcagcaactacaacagcaaccacaactactacaccagccacaacaactactacaccagccaccacaactacaacaccagcaacaactactacaacaccagcaacaactactacaacaccagcaacaactactacaccagccacaacaacaccagcagcaactacaacagcaaccacaactactacaccagcgacaacaactactacaccagccaccacaactacaacaccagcgaccacaactacaacaccagcaaccacaactacaccagcaacaactactacaacaccag